In the Corvus cornix cornix isolate S_Up_H32 chromosome 20, ASM73873v5, whole genome shotgun sequence genome, one interval contains:
- the PDRG1 gene encoding p53 and DNA damage-regulated protein 1 isoform X1: MAPLATPATRVRSPGRSPPLRPHRGRRDPAVPEPGSAPGSGRERARCPGPSRRGTLLRGWRLWPGAERQRTRTGPGGGPRCRPRSAPPWPGTRPFVLRYLAEVEELAEDVLAARQQIVDLDVKRNRNREALRALQKDPEPDEKAMVCFGSMFIELPKAKTREMLLQDQEELDEEINNLRKELRVKVNRLYEAQGKPELKGFNLNPMSAEEMKLINRILEG; the protein is encoded by the exons ATGGCCCCTCTCGCGACCCCGGCCACGCGTGTTCGCAGCCCCGGTCGGTCCCCGCCGCTCCGCCCTCACCGGGGCCGCCGCGACCCCGCGGTCCCCGAACCGGGGAGCGCTCCCGGCAGTGGCCGCGAGAGGGCGCGCTGCCCCGGGCCCTCCCGCCGCGGAACCCTCCTGCGCGGCTGGCGGCTGTGGCCCGGAGCCGAACGGCAGCGGACCCGGACCGGACCCGGTGGAGGGCCCCGCTGccggccccgctcggccccgccATGGCCCGGGACCCGGCCTTTCGTGCTGCGCTACCTGGCCGAGGTGGAGGAGCTGGCCGAGGACGTGCTGGCGGCACGGCAGCAG ATCGTGGACCTGGACGTGAAGCGGAACCGGAACCGCGAGGCCCTGCGGGCGCTGCAAAAGGACCCGGAGCCCGACG aAAAGGCCATGGTTTGCTTCGGGAGCATGTTCATCGAGCTGCCGAAGGCGAAGACCcgggagatgctgctgcagg ACCAGGAAGAGCTGGATGAAGAGATAAACAACCTCCGGAAAGAGCTGCGTGTGAAGGTCAACCGGCTCTATGAAGCTCAAG GTAAACCTGAGCTGAAGGGGTTTAACCTGAATCCCATGTCTGCCGAGGAAATGAAGCTCATCAACCGCATCCTGGAGGGCTGA
- the PDRG1 gene encoding p53 and DNA damage-regulated protein 1 isoform X2, with product MAPLATPATRVRSPGRSPPLRPHRGRRDPAVPEPGSAPGSGRERARCPGPSRRGTLLRGWRLWPGAERQRTRTGPGGGPRCRPRSAPPWPGTRPFVLRYLAEVEELAEDVLAARQQIVDLDVKRNRNREALRALQKDPEPDDQEELDEEINNLRKELRVKVNRLYEAQGKPELKGFNLNPMSAEEMKLINRILEG from the exons ATGGCCCCTCTCGCGACCCCGGCCACGCGTGTTCGCAGCCCCGGTCGGTCCCCGCCGCTCCGCCCTCACCGGGGCCGCCGCGACCCCGCGGTCCCCGAACCGGGGAGCGCTCCCGGCAGTGGCCGCGAGAGGGCGCGCTGCCCCGGGCCCTCCCGCCGCGGAACCCTCCTGCGCGGCTGGCGGCTGTGGCCCGGAGCCGAACGGCAGCGGACCCGGACCGGACCCGGTGGAGGGCCCCGCTGccggccccgctcggccccgccATGGCCCGGGACCCGGCCTTTCGTGCTGCGCTACCTGGCCGAGGTGGAGGAGCTGGCCGAGGACGTGCTGGCGGCACGGCAGCAG ATCGTGGACCTGGACGTGAAGCGGAACCGGAACCGCGAGGCCCTGCGGGCGCTGCAAAAGGACCCGGAGCCCGACG ACCAGGAAGAGCTGGATGAAGAGATAAACAACCTCCGGAAAGAGCTGCGTGTGAAGGTCAACCGGCTCTATGAAGCTCAAG GTAAACCTGAGCTGAAGGGGTTTAACCTGAATCCCATGTCTGCCGAGGAAATGAAGCTCATCAACCGCATCCTGGAGGGCTGA